The Synergistales bacterium genome window below encodes:
- the radA gene encoding DNA repair protein RadA — protein MGRKQQTRYQCTECGHVSVTWTGRCPQCGAWGTMEQEMETKAAPTGVAAVSAETLDRVERPSRFPAGIGEFDRVLGGGFVPGSVALVAGEPGIGKSTLLLQVCDGITRQGRRVLYVSAEESLSQVADRGERLGIDTGALEALSRSDTAFLEQYSGRYDIIVADSVQALQDPELDGWPGSVNQVRSVARRLIEAAKVSGTAVVLIGHVTKEGQVAGPKMLEHMVDVVLLFSGERTSPHRILRSVKNRYGSVDEIGVFEMAEQGLRPVAAPGNLYWSNAGGGVPGVSSGIVIEGTRPFVAEVQALACPTPYPYPKRTARGVEANKLQLLLAVLERRCGLSSQNQDVYVNIAGGMQVRDPAADLAISFAVASSLLDRTLPVDLCLLGEVGLAGEIRPAVMMERRLKEAARLGFTRALVSAHAEGEPPRGMKVSRADSLSEALGGIVNE, from the coding sequence ATGGGCAGAAAGCAGCAGACACGCTACCAATGCACCGAATGCGGCCACGTGAGTGTGACCTGGACGGGGCGCTGCCCGCAGTGTGGCGCCTGGGGCACCATGGAGCAGGAGATGGAGACGAAGGCGGCGCCGACAGGAGTCGCTGCGGTGTCGGCGGAGACGCTGGACCGCGTCGAACGGCCGTCCCGGTTCCCGGCGGGCATCGGCGAATTCGACCGTGTTCTGGGAGGCGGTTTTGTCCCCGGTTCCGTCGCTCTGGTCGCCGGCGAGCCGGGGATCGGCAAGTCCACACTGCTGCTTCAGGTCTGTGACGGGATCACCCGGCAGGGCAGGCGGGTGCTCTATGTCTCCGCCGAGGAGTCGCTCTCCCAGGTCGCCGACCGGGGCGAACGGCTCGGAATCGACACCGGGGCCCTGGAAGCCCTTTCCAGAAGCGATACCGCCTTCCTCGAACAGTACAGCGGCCGCTACGACATCATCGTCGCCGACAGCGTGCAGGCCCTGCAGGATCCGGAGCTCGACGGCTGGCCGGGCTCGGTGAATCAGGTTCGCTCGGTGGCCAGGAGGCTCATCGAGGCGGCCAAGGTCTCCGGAACGGCGGTGGTGCTGATCGGCCATGTCACCAAGGAGGGACAGGTGGCCGGCCCGAAGATGCTGGAGCATATGGTGGACGTGGTGCTGCTCTTCTCCGGCGAACGAACGTCGCCGCACCGGATCCTCCGTTCCGTCAAGAACCGGTACGGAAGCGTGGACGAGATCGGGGTCTTCGAGATGGCCGAACAGGGGCTCCGGCCGGTGGCGGCGCCGGGGAATCTCTACTGGAGCAATGCGGGCGGCGGTGTGCCCGGCGTGTCCAGCGGGATCGTGATCGAAGGCACGCGCCCCTTTGTGGCGGAGGTGCAGGCGCTGGCCTGCCCCACACCCTATCCCTACCCCAAACGGACAGCCCGCGGGGTGGAGGCGAACAAGCTGCAGCTGCTGCTGGCGGTGCTGGAGCGGCGCTGCGGTCTGTCGTCGCAGAACCAGGATGTCTATGTCAACATAGCGGGGGGGATGCAGGTGCGCGATCCGGCGGCCGATCTGGCGATCAGCTTTGCGGTGGCCTCGTCGCTGCTCGACAGAACGTTGCCGGTGGATCTCTGCCTTCTCGGCGAGGTGGGACTGGCCGGGGAGATCCGTCCGGCCGTGATGATGGAGCGGCGGCTGAAGGAGGCGGCCCGGCTGGGCTTTACCAGGGCACTGGTGAGTGCCCATGCCGAGGGCGAACCGCCCCGCGGCATGAAGGTCTCCAGGGCCGACTCCCTCTCCGAGGCGTTGGGAGGTATAGTGAATGAATAA
- a CDS encoding slipin family protein, producing MLDAIMQFISNLGMNIGALLLLVIILAAAIKIVPEYQRGVVFRLGRLIKTKGPGLVIIIPIIDRMLRVDLRVVNQDVPVQEIITKDNVPVKVNAVIYFRVLNPNQSVVEVENYISSTSQLAQTTLRAVVGRSELDEVLSNREKINAELQQIIDERTDPWGVKVSAVEVKELELPEGMKRAMASQAEAERDRRAKIINAEGEYQAAERLTQAAMLMERSPVTLQLRYLQTLREVAAENNSTTLFPVPIDLLKGFMKVAQEHVTTGIDEREKGMDVRTQGEADRSEPENPESEERQG from the coding sequence ATGCTCGACGCAATCATGCAGTTTATCTCCAATCTCGGGATGAATATCGGCGCGCTGCTGCTGCTGGTGATCATCCTTGCCGCAGCGATCAAGATCGTCCCCGAATACCAGCGTGGTGTGGTCTTCCGGCTGGGGCGTCTGATCAAAACCAAGGGACCCGGCCTGGTGATCATCATCCCCATCATCGACAGGATGCTGAGAGTGGACCTTCGTGTGGTCAACCAGGATGTGCCGGTGCAGGAGATCATCACCAAGGACAATGTACCGGTCAAGGTCAACGCCGTCATCTACTTCCGTGTGCTGAATCCGAATCAGTCGGTGGTAGAGGTGGAAAACTACATCTCTTCTACCAGTCAGCTGGCCCAGACGACCCTCCGGGCTGTGGTGGGGCGATCTGAACTGGACGAGGTGCTTTCCAACCGGGAGAAGATCAACGCCGAGCTCCAGCAGATCATCGACGAGCGCACCGATCCCTGGGGTGTCAAGGTCAGCGCGGTGGAGGTCAAGGAGCTCGAGCTCCCGGAAGGCATGAAGCGGGCCATGGCCAGTCAGGCCGAGGCCGAGCGGGACCGCCGGGCCAAGATCATCAACGCCGAAGGGGAGTACCAGGCCGCCGAGCGGCTGACCCAGGCGGCAATGCTGATGGAGCGTTCCCCGGTGACACTGCAGCTGCGGTATCTGCAGACCCTGCGGGAGGTGGCGGCGGAGAACAACTCCACCACCCTCTTCCCGGTACCCATCGATCTCCTGAAGGGATTCATGAAGGTGGCTCAGGAGCATGTCACCACAGGGATCGACGAGCGCGAGAAAGGCATGGACGTGCGGACCCAGGGCGAGGCGGACCGCAGCGAACCGGAGAATCCCGAGAGCGAAGAGAGACAGGGGTAG
- a CDS encoding nodulation protein NfeD, whose translation MNKRVLVRLWLVLALAVSFPALCSAQVAVTPMEGVVGQTMEEHLGNAVAAAEEMEAELLVLEIDTPGGLVSSMREIVQRILNAPLPVVVWVAPTGARAASAGAFIVQASHVAAMSEGTNIGAAHPVTTSGGDISEEMNKKITNDLAAQMRSLAEQRGRNEDVAARMVTESISLTATEALEAGVVDLVASDRESLLASLDGRVIDFQGGERTLRTEGEAVSEIPVDPKLKILGVISRPDIAYLLLVAGAYAILFEVLSPGGFVMGVSGGVMILLGAFGLRMLPFNWAGIVLLVAGIAVMITDLLVGSLGVLSLFGAAALAVGGLILFRAPGGELLHFSYEVVIGGVAVLTIFFLVVIWAVLRSMRGKVQSGAEGLAGSSGTVTKALEPEGFIMCHGEYWRAVSEDGETISDGTVVRVVRMEGLKLIVRAEEGNLD comes from the coding sequence ATGAATAAACGAGTGCTGGTGCGGTTGTGGTTGGTGCTTGCCCTGGCGGTGTCCTTTCCGGCGCTCTGCAGCGCCCAGGTCGCCGTGACACCCATGGAGGGCGTCGTGGGCCAGACCATGGAGGAACATCTCGGCAACGCCGTCGCGGCGGCGGAGGAGATGGAAGCGGAGCTGCTGGTGCTGGAGATCGACACGCCCGGCGGTTTGGTGAGCTCCATGCGTGAGATCGTCCAGAGGATCCTGAACGCTCCGCTGCCGGTGGTGGTCTGGGTGGCGCCCACAGGCGCGCGGGCCGCCTCGGCGGGAGCCTTCATCGTGCAGGCCTCCCATGTGGCGGCCATGTCGGAGGGGACCAATATCGGTGCCGCTCATCCCGTGACGACGTCTGGAGGTGATATCTCCGAGGAGATGAACAAGAAGATCACCAACGATCTGGCGGCGCAGATGCGGTCGCTGGCGGAGCAGCGGGGAAGGAACGAGGATGTGGCGGCGAGGATGGTGACGGAGAGCATCTCCCTGACGGCCACGGAGGCTCTCGAAGCGGGAGTTGTGGATCTGGTGGCCTCGGACCGGGAGAGTCTGCTCGCTTCCCTGGACGGGCGGGTGATCGACTTCCAGGGCGGAGAACGGACGCTCCGCACAGAGGGCGAGGCGGTCTCGGAGATCCCCGTGGATCCCAAACTGAAGATCCTCGGGGTGATCTCCAGGCCGGATATCGCCTATCTGCTCCTTGTCGCCGGGGCCTACGCCATCCTCTTTGAGGTGCTCTCCCCCGGCGGATTCGTCATGGGCGTCTCCGGCGGTGTCATGATCCTCCTCGGTGCCTTTGGCCTGCGTATGCTCCCCTTCAACTGGGCGGGGATTGTGCTGCTGGTGGCGGGCATCGCCGTGATGATCACCGACCTGCTTGTCGGGAGTCTGGGGGTGCTGAGCCTTTTCGGCGCCGCCGCGCTTGCTGTCGGCGGACTGATCCTATTCCGTGCCCCGGGGGGTGAACTCTTGCATTTTTCCTATGAAGTGGTCATCGGCGGTGTGGCGGTGCTCACCATCTTCTTCCTCGTGGTCATCTGGGCGGTGCTCCGTTCGATGCGGGGCAAGGTCCAGTCGGGTGCCGAGGGCCTTGCGGGAAGCAGCGGCACTGTAACGAAGGCCCTCGAACCGGAAGGGTTCATCATGTGCCACGGCGAATACTGGCGGGCGGTTTCGGAGGATGGCGAGACGATATCAGATGGAACGGTTGTACGTGTTGTGCGGATGGAGGGGCTGAAGCTCATCGTCCGGGCAGAAGAGGGGAACCTCGACTAG